One Saccharopolyspora erythraea NRRL 2338 genomic region harbors:
- the tpiA gene encoding triose-phosphate isomerase: protein MARQPLIAGNWKMNLNHLEAIALVQKIAFSLPEKYFAKVEVAVIPPFTDIRSVQTLIDGDKLLLKHGAQDVSEHESGAYTGEVSGPMLAKLGCSYVVVGHSERREHHAETDEVVNRKVRAVLKHGMSPILCVGEPLEVREAGGHVEHSTTQLINALKGLKTEQIRQVVVAYEPVWAIGTGKVATAADAQEVCAALRTALADKYGKEIADEVRVLYGGSVKSSNIGELIGQNDVDGALVGGASLNGDEFTKLSAMAAGGPLP, encoded by the coding sequence ATGGCCAGGCAACCGCTGATCGCGGGCAACTGGAAGATGAACCTCAACCACCTCGAGGCCATCGCCCTGGTGCAGAAGATCGCCTTCTCCCTGCCGGAGAAGTACTTCGCCAAGGTCGAGGTGGCGGTGATCCCGCCGTTCACCGACATCCGCAGCGTGCAGACGCTGATCGACGGCGACAAGCTCCTGCTCAAGCACGGCGCGCAGGACGTCTCCGAGCACGAGTCCGGTGCCTACACCGGTGAGGTGTCCGGCCCGATGCTGGCCAAGCTCGGCTGCAGCTACGTCGTCGTCGGCCACTCCGAACGCCGCGAGCACCACGCCGAGACCGACGAGGTCGTCAACCGCAAGGTGCGCGCGGTGCTCAAGCACGGGATGTCGCCGATCCTCTGCGTCGGCGAGCCGCTGGAGGTGCGCGAGGCCGGCGGGCACGTCGAGCACAGCACCACCCAGCTCATCAACGCGCTCAAGGGGCTGAAAACCGAGCAGATTCGCCAGGTCGTGGTGGCTTACGAGCCGGTGTGGGCGATCGGGACCGGTAAGGTCGCGACCGCGGCGGACGCGCAGGAGGTGTGCGCGGCGCTGCGGACCGCCCTGGCGGACAAGTACGGCAAGGAGATCGCCGACGAGGTCCGGGTCCTCTACGGGGGCTCGGTGAAGTCCAGCAACATCGGCGAGCTCATCGGCCAGAACGACGTCGACGGCGCTCTGGTCGGCGGGGCCAGCCTCAACGGCGACGAGTTCACCAAGCTCAGCGCCATGGCCGCGGGCGGACCCCTGCCGTGA
- the whiA gene encoding DNA-binding protein WhiA, giving the protein MAMTSAVKDELSRLSVTKTCCRRSEVSSLLRFAGGLHIVAGRVVVEAELDSGSSARRLRKEIHELFGHQSDVHVITSGGLRKGTRYVVRVVKDGEGLARQTGLLDPRGRPVRGLPAHVVSGGACDSESAWRGAFLAHGSLTEPGRSSSLEVTCPGPEAALALVGAARRLGIQAKSREVRGADRVVVRDGDAIGALLTRLGAHSSVLAWEERRMRREVRATANRLANFDDANLRRSARAAVAAAARVERALELLGPTAPDHLLVAGKLRLSHRQASLEELGQLAEPPMTKDAVAGRIRRLLAMADKRARELGLPDTESAVTAEMLEA; this is encoded by the coding sequence GTGGCGATGACCTCGGCGGTCAAGGACGAGCTGAGCAGGCTGTCGGTGACCAAGACCTGTTGCCGGCGATCTGAGGTGTCGTCGCTGCTGCGCTTCGCGGGCGGCCTGCACATCGTCGCGGGCCGGGTGGTGGTGGAGGCCGAGCTGGACAGCGGGTCCTCGGCGCGCCGGCTGCGCAAGGAGATCCACGAGCTGTTCGGCCACCAGTCCGACGTGCACGTGATCACCTCCGGTGGTCTGCGCAAGGGCACCCGCTACGTGGTGCGCGTGGTCAAGGACGGCGAAGGGCTGGCCCGCCAGACCGGGCTGCTCGACCCGCGCGGCCGTCCGGTGCGGGGCCTGCCCGCGCACGTGGTCTCCGGCGGCGCCTGCGACTCCGAGTCGGCGTGGCGCGGCGCCTTCCTGGCGCACGGCTCGCTGACCGAACCAGGCCGGTCCTCCTCGCTGGAGGTCACCTGCCCCGGGCCGGAGGCCGCGCTGGCCCTGGTCGGGGCCGCTCGCAGGCTGGGCATCCAGGCGAAGTCCCGCGAGGTGCGCGGGGCGGACCGGGTCGTGGTCCGCGACGGCGACGCCATCGGCGCCCTGCTCACCCGCCTCGGCGCGCACTCCAGCGTGCTGGCGTGGGAGGAGCGGCGGATGCGCCGCGAGGTCCGCGCCACGGCCAACCGGCTGGCCAACTTCGACGACGCGAACCTGCGGCGCTCGGCGCGCGCGGCGGTCGCCGCGGCGGCCAGGGTGGAGCGGGCGCTGGAGCTGCTCGGACCCACGGCGCCGGACCACCTGCTGGTCGCGGGCAAGCTGCGCCTCTCGCACCGCCAGGCGTCGCTGGAGGAGCTCGGCCAGCTCGCCGAGCCCCCGATGACCAAGGACGCCGTGGCAGGCCGCATCCGCCGCCTCCTTGCCATGGCCGACAAGCGCGCCCGCGAACTCGGCCTCCCCGACACCGAATCCGCCGTAACGGCGGAGATGTTGGAGGCGTGA
- the secG gene encoding preprotein translocase subunit SecG — MDLFLKIMLIVTSVLLVLLVLLHRAKGGGLSSLFGGGMQSSLAGSSVAEKNLDRMTLFVIALWIIAIVGVGLLIKIG, encoded by the coding sequence ATGGACCTTTTCCTGAAGATCATGCTGATCGTGACGAGTGTGCTGCTGGTGCTGCTGGTGCTGCTGCACCGGGCCAAGGGCGGCGGGCTCTCCTCGCTTTTCGGCGGCGGTATGCAGTCCAGCCTGGCCGGTTCCAGCGTCGCGGAGAAGAACCTCGACCGGATGACGCTCTTCGTCATCGCGTTGTGGATCATCGCCATCGTCGGCGTCGGCCTGCTGATCAAGATCGGTTGA
- the gap gene encoding type I glyceraldehyde-3-phosphate dehydrogenase codes for MTVRVGINGFGRIGRNFWRAATASEHDIEIVAANDLGDVATMAHLLKYDSILGRVDQEVKVTGEGIEVGGKLIKILAERDPGKLPWGELGVDVVVESTGFFTNAADARKHVDEGGAKKVIISAPAKGEDLTVVLGVNDDLYDGSQTIISNASCTTNCLAPIAKVLHDSFGIEHGLMTTVHAYTADQNLQDGPHKDLRRARAAALNVVPTGTGAAKAIGLVLPELNGKLDGYALRVPVPTGSVTDLTATVGRKTSVEEVNEAFKAAAAEGRLKGVLRYNEDPIVSSDIVTDPASSIYDSPLTKVIDNQVKVVSWYDNEWGYSNRLADLAALVGKKLA; via the coding sequence GTGACCGTTCGCGTAGGTATCAACGGCTTCGGTCGTATTGGGCGGAACTTCTGGCGGGCAGCCACCGCCAGCGAACACGACATCGAGATCGTGGCCGCCAACGACCTGGGCGATGTCGCGACCATGGCCCACCTGCTGAAGTACGACAGCATCCTCGGTCGGGTCGACCAGGAGGTGAAGGTCACCGGTGAGGGCATCGAGGTGGGCGGCAAGCTCATCAAGATCCTCGCCGAGCGCGACCCGGGCAAGCTGCCGTGGGGCGAGCTGGGTGTCGACGTCGTCGTGGAGTCCACCGGCTTCTTCACCAACGCCGCCGACGCGCGCAAGCACGTCGACGAGGGCGGGGCAAAGAAGGTCATCATCTCCGCCCCGGCCAAGGGCGAGGACCTGACCGTCGTGCTGGGCGTCAACGACGACCTCTACGACGGTTCGCAGACCATCATCTCCAACGCCTCCTGCACCACCAACTGCCTCGCGCCGATCGCCAAGGTGCTGCACGACAGCTTCGGCATCGAGCACGGCCTGATGACCACGGTGCACGCCTACACCGCGGACCAGAACCTGCAGGACGGCCCGCACAAGGACCTGCGCCGCGCCCGCGCCGCCGCGCTGAACGTCGTGCCGACCGGCACCGGTGCGGCCAAGGCCATCGGCCTGGTGCTGCCCGAGCTCAACGGCAAGCTGGACGGCTACGCGCTGCGCGTCCCGGTCCCGACCGGCTCGGTCACCGACCTCACCGCGACCGTCGGCAGGAAGACCTCGGTCGAGGAGGTCAACGAGGCGTTCAAGGCCGCCGCCGCGGAGGGCAGGCTCAAGGGCGTCCTGCGCTACAACGAGGACCCGATCGTCTCCAGCGACATCGTGACCGACCCGGCCTCGTCGATCTACGACTCGCCGCTGACCAAGGTCATCGACAACCAGGTCAAGGTCGTCTCCTGGTACGACAACGAGTGGGGCTACTCCAACCGCCTGGCCGACCTGGCCGCGCTGGTCGGCAAGAAGCTGGCCTGA
- a CDS encoding RNA polymerase-binding protein RbpA, whose amino-acid sequence MTGGNAIRGTRVGAGPMGESERGESAPRKRVDYWCANGHHTRPSFALDADVPEQWDCPRCGLPAGQDEQNPPEARRNEPYKSHLAYVKERRSDSDGMAILEEALSKLKERKGR is encoded by the coding sequence ATGACTGGTGGTAACGCCATTCGCGGCACGCGCGTGGGGGCGGGTCCGATGGGCGAGTCGGAGCGGGGTGAGTCGGCGCCGCGCAAGCGGGTGGACTACTGGTGCGCCAACGGCCACCACACCCGGCCGTCGTTCGCCCTGGACGCCGACGTGCCGGAGCAGTGGGATTGCCCGCGTTGCGGTCTCCCGGCGGGACAGGACGAGCAGAACCCGCCGGAAGCGCGGCGCAACGAGCCTTACAAGAGTCATCTGGCCTACGTGAAGGAACGCCGCAGTGACTCCGACGGCATGGCCATCCTCGAGGAGGCGCTGTCCAAGCTGAAGGAGCGCAAGGGCCGCTGA
- a CDS encoding gluconeogenesis factor YvcK family protein — protein MSTGDDGTVRAVALGGGHGLQATLSALRRITSEVTAVVTVADDGGSSGRLRRELGLLPPGDLRKALAALSDTDRRVWSEVFEHRFGGNGALAGHSVGNLVLAGLLEVLGDPVAVLDQACELLGVRGRVLPMSSTPLDMEGDVVGLDSDPAAIRTIRGQVALASTPGRVKQVRLYSSNGERGEPKACPQAVQAVLEADVVLLGPGSWFTSVLPHLLVPELHEALVNTSARRVVVLNLVPQPGETAGFSPEQHLDVLSQHAPALRVDAVLADADSVPTPDRLRAAAAGLGAQTLLDRVALPGMPGRHDPEALAASLTAALERRTDRWR, from the coding sequence GTGAGCACCGGAGACGACGGCACCGTGCGAGCGGTGGCGCTGGGCGGCGGTCACGGCCTGCAGGCGACGCTTTCGGCGCTGCGGCGGATCACCTCGGAGGTGACCGCCGTGGTCACCGTCGCCGACGACGGCGGCTCCTCCGGCAGGCTTCGGCGCGAGCTGGGCCTGCTGCCACCCGGCGACCTGCGCAAGGCCCTGGCCGCGCTGTCCGACACCGACCGCCGGGTGTGGTCGGAGGTCTTCGAGCACCGCTTCGGCGGCAACGGCGCGCTGGCCGGCCACTCGGTCGGCAACCTGGTGCTCGCGGGCCTGCTGGAGGTCCTCGGCGACCCCGTCGCGGTGCTCGACCAGGCGTGCGAGCTGCTGGGCGTGCGCGGCCGGGTGCTGCCGATGTCGAGCACCCCGCTGGACATGGAGGGCGACGTCGTCGGGCTCGACTCGGACCCCGCCGCCATTCGCACGATCCGGGGACAAGTCGCATTGGCAAGTACGCCCGGTCGGGTGAAGCAGGTGCGGCTCTACTCCAGCAACGGGGAACGGGGTGAACCCAAGGCCTGCCCGCAGGCCGTCCAGGCGGTGCTGGAAGCCGATGTTGTGCTGCTAGGACCCGGTTCCTGGTTCACCAGCGTGCTGCCGCACCTGCTCGTCCCGGAGCTGCACGAGGCGCTGGTGAACACCTCCGCGCGGCGGGTCGTGGTGCTCAACCTTGTCCCGCAACCGGGCGAGACGGCGGGATTCTCACCCGAACAGCACCTCGACGTACTCTCGCAGCACGCACCCGCGCTGCGGGTGGACGCGGTGCTGGCCGACGCCGACTCGGTGCCGACCCCGGACCGGCTCCGCGCCGCCGCGGCAGGTCTGGGTGCGCAGACATTGCTTGATCGGGTCGCCCTGCCCGGCATGCCGGGACGGCACGATCCCGAGGCGCTGGCGGCGAGCCTGACGGCCGCGCTGGAGAGGAGGACGGACCGGTGGCGATGA
- a CDS encoding glycoside hydrolase family 16 protein produces the protein MPRPPLPRTARTPHRRRRVAGLSLALGLTLTGLATVPAQADVPPPEPGWTLAFGDDFTGPAGSGPSGEWIVDTGHSYPGGPANWGTGEIQNYTGDPANLSHDGQGNLRITPLRDGSGGWTSARIETRRADFKAAEGGVMRLEARIRMPDVTGEAALGYWPAFWALGAPYRGNYWNWPGIGEFDVMENVNGQNNVHGVLHCDVAPGGSCNENNGLGGSRECPGQPCQQDFHTFRFEWDRSGAQEQLRWYVDGQQYHSVSESQVSPTAWQNMTSHEGYFLLLNVAMGGAFPDGVAGHATPTAATEPGHPMVVDYVAVYARGA, from the coding sequence ATGCCCCGACCCCCACTGCCCCGCACCGCGCGAACCCCGCACCGCCGCCGACGCGTCGCCGGCCTGTCGCTCGCCCTCGGCCTCACCCTCACCGGGCTGGCCACCGTCCCGGCGCAGGCCGACGTCCCGCCGCCGGAGCCGGGCTGGACGCTGGCCTTCGGCGACGACTTCACCGGCCCGGCGGGTTCCGGGCCTTCCGGCGAGTGGATCGTCGACACCGGGCACTCCTACCCCGGCGGTCCGGCGAACTGGGGCACCGGGGAGATCCAGAACTACACCGGCGATCCCGCCAACCTCAGCCACGACGGCCAGGGCAACCTGCGGATCACGCCGCTGCGCGACGGGTCGGGCGGCTGGACCTCGGCCCGCATCGAGACCCGGCGCGCGGACTTCAAGGCGGCCGAGGGCGGCGTCATGCGGCTCGAAGCGCGGATCAGGATGCCCGACGTCACCGGTGAGGCCGCGCTGGGCTACTGGCCCGCGTTCTGGGCGCTCGGGGCGCCCTACCGCGGGAACTACTGGAACTGGCCGGGAATCGGCGAGTTCGACGTCATGGAGAACGTCAACGGGCAGAACAACGTCCACGGCGTCCTGCACTGCGACGTCGCACCCGGCGGCTCGTGCAACGAGAACAACGGGCTCGGCGGGAGCCGGGAGTGCCCGGGACAGCCGTGCCAGCAGGACTTCCACACGTTCCGCTTCGAATGGGACCGCTCCGGCGCGCAGGAGCAGCTGCGCTGGTACGTCGACGGCCAGCAGTACCACTCGGTGTCGGAGTCGCAGGTGAGCCCGACGGCGTGGCAGAACATGACCTCGCACGAGGGCTACTTCCTGCTCCTCAACGTCGCGATGGGCGGCGCCTTCCCCGACGGCGTGGCCGGACACGCCACCCCGACCGCGGCGACCGAACCCGGACATCCGATGGTCGTGGACTACGTGGCTGTCTACGCGCGAGGCGCGTAG
- the rapZ gene encoding RNase adapter RapZ, with translation MSEEQTGIEVAVVSGLSGAGRSTAAKCLEDLGWFVVDNLPPELIATMVELGARSSGAITRVAVVMDVRSRAFTEDLGSVIKDLDARGYKPKVLFLEATDEVLIRRFEQVRRGHPLQGEGRLADGIAAERSLLSRLRSEADLVLDTTALSVHQLRAKIEDAFGTEASTRTRVTVLSFGYKYGLPMDADLVMDCRFLPNPFWIPELREFNGLDEEVRNYVLGQEGAEEFLVNYQQLLRLVGAGYHREGKRYLTLALGCTGGKHRSVALVEELARRLADDEGMMVKTVHRDLGRE, from the coding sequence GTGAGCGAGGAGCAGACCGGCATCGAGGTCGCGGTCGTCAGCGGCCTGTCCGGTGCCGGCCGCAGCACCGCGGCCAAGTGCCTGGAGGACCTGGGCTGGTTCGTGGTGGACAACCTGCCACCGGAACTGATCGCGACCATGGTGGAGCTGGGGGCCCGCTCCAGCGGGGCGATCACCAGGGTCGCCGTGGTGATGGACGTGCGCAGCCGCGCGTTCACCGAGGACCTCGGCTCGGTGATCAAGGACCTCGACGCCCGCGGCTACAAGCCGAAGGTGCTGTTCCTGGAGGCCACCGACGAGGTGCTGATCCGCCGCTTCGAGCAGGTGCGGCGCGGGCACCCGCTGCAGGGCGAGGGCAGGCTCGCCGACGGCATCGCCGCCGAGCGCTCCCTGCTGTCGCGGCTGCGCTCGGAGGCAGACCTGGTGCTCGACACCACCGCGCTGTCGGTGCACCAGCTGCGCGCCAAGATCGAGGACGCCTTCGGCACCGAGGCCAGCACCCGCACCCGGGTGACGGTGCTGTCGTTCGGCTACAAGTACGGCCTGCCGATGGACGCCGACCTGGTGATGGACTGCCGGTTCCTGCCCAACCCGTTCTGGATCCCCGAGCTGCGCGAGTTCAACGGCCTCGACGAGGAGGTCCGCAACTACGTGCTCGGCCAGGAGGGCGCCGAGGAGTTCCTGGTCAACTACCAGCAGCTGCTGCGGCTGGTCGGCGCCGGCTACCACCGCGAGGGCAAGCGCTACCTGACGCTGGCGCTGGGCTGCACCGGCGGCAAGCACCGCAGCGTCGCGCTGGTCGAGGAGCTGGCCAGACGGCTCGCCGACGACGAAGGGATGATGGTCAAGACCGTCCACCGGGACCTGGGACGCGAGTGA
- the uvrC gene encoding excinuclease ABC subunit UvrC, protein MADPSTYRPAPGTIPDAPGVYRFHDAEGRVIYVGKAKSLRSRLSSYFADLSGLHPRTRQMVTTATGVRWTVVGTEVEALQLEYSWIKEYDPRFNVRYRDDKSYPVLAVTLHEDFPRLYVTRGPRRKGVRYFGPYAHAWAIRETLDMLLRVFPARTCSAGVFKRHSQIGRPCLLGYIGKCSAPCVGRVDADEHRRIVEDFCDFFAGRTDTLIRKLDREMRQASEELEFERAARLRDDLEALRRAMEKQAVVLGDGTDADVIAFADDELAAAVQVFHIRGGRVRGQRGWVIDKVEETGTAALAERFLTQFYGEQAALAEQADAGGTPVPREVLVPELPPECEAITEWLSGLRGGRVAVRVPQRGDKRALMETVERNAKEAFTQYKLRRAGDLTARSAALQELQDALGLDTAPLRIECIDVSHVQGTDVVASLVVFEDGVPRKSEYRRFAVREGAEGGDVGSIAEVVRRRFARYLKETAPPQEGGNGSAGATAAVENGSTDTVAANGSVGTAAGNGSAHTAAGNGLADTAAGEPEADVAVTPQEAERTGIDPETGRPRKFAYPPNLLVIDGGAPQANAAADALTELGITDVAVIGIAKRLEEVWLPDEAEPVILPRTSEALYLLQRVRDAAHDFAIRYHRQKRSKRMKSSTLDSIPGLGEARRTALLKHFGSLRRLRQATVEEISAVPGFGQRTAETVHAALAAGGGTGESRDNAEGESQ, encoded by the coding sequence GTGGCCGATCCGTCCACCTACAGACCAGCTCCCGGGACGATCCCGGACGCCCCCGGCGTGTACCGCTTCCACGACGCCGAGGGGCGGGTGATCTACGTCGGCAAGGCGAAGAGCCTGCGCAGCAGGCTGTCGTCGTACTTCGCCGACCTCTCCGGACTGCACCCCCGCACCCGGCAGATGGTGACCACCGCCACCGGTGTGCGCTGGACCGTCGTCGGCACCGAGGTCGAGGCGCTGCAGCTCGAGTACTCGTGGATCAAGGAGTACGACCCCCGGTTCAACGTCCGCTACCGCGACGACAAGTCCTACCCGGTGCTCGCGGTCACCCTGCACGAGGACTTCCCGCGGCTCTACGTCACCCGCGGCCCCCGGCGAAAGGGCGTCCGCTACTTCGGCCCCTACGCCCACGCGTGGGCGATCCGCGAGACGCTCGACATGCTGCTGCGGGTGTTCCCGGCGCGGACCTGCTCGGCCGGGGTGTTCAAGCGGCACTCCCAGATCGGCAGGCCGTGCCTGCTCGGCTACATCGGCAAGTGCTCCGCGCCGTGCGTCGGGCGGGTCGACGCCGACGAGCACCGCCGCATCGTCGAGGACTTCTGCGACTTCTTCGCCGGCCGCACCGACACCCTGATCCGCAAGCTGGACCGGGAGATGCGCCAGGCGTCCGAGGAGCTGGAGTTCGAGCGCGCCGCCCGGTTGCGCGACGACCTGGAGGCGCTGCGCCGGGCGATGGAGAAGCAGGCCGTCGTGCTCGGCGACGGCACCGACGCCGACGTGATCGCCTTCGCCGACGACGAGCTCGCCGCCGCGGTGCAGGTCTTCCACATCCGCGGCGGCCGGGTGCGGGGCCAGCGCGGCTGGGTCATCGACAAGGTCGAGGAGACCGGCACCGCCGCCCTCGCCGAGCGCTTCCTCACCCAGTTCTACGGCGAGCAGGCGGCGCTGGCCGAGCAGGCCGACGCGGGCGGCACCCCGGTGCCCCGCGAGGTGCTGGTGCCGGAGCTGCCGCCGGAGTGCGAGGCGATCACCGAGTGGCTGAGCGGGTTGCGCGGGGGCCGCGTCGCCGTCCGGGTCCCGCAGCGCGGGGACAAGCGCGCGCTGATGGAGACCGTGGAGCGCAACGCCAAGGAGGCGTTCACCCAGTACAAGCTGCGCAGGGCGGGTGACCTGACCGCGCGCTCGGCCGCGCTGCAGGAGCTGCAGGACGCGCTCGGGCTCGACACGGCACCGCTGCGCATCGAGTGCATCGACGTCAGCCACGTGCAGGGCACCGACGTGGTGGCCTCGCTGGTGGTGTTCGAGGACGGCGTCCCGCGCAAGTCCGAGTACCGCCGGTTCGCGGTCCGCGAAGGCGCCGAGGGCGGCGACGTCGGGTCCATCGCCGAGGTCGTGCGCCGCCGCTTCGCCCGCTACCTCAAGGAGACCGCCCCGCCGCAGGAGGGCGGCAACGGCTCCGCGGGCGCCACCGCCGCCGTCGAGAACGGCTCGACGGATACCGTCGCCGCCAACGGCTCGGTGGGTACCGCCGCCGGGAACGGCTCGGCGCATACCGCCGCCGGGAACGGCCTGGCGGACACCGCCGCCGGGGAGCCCGAGGCCGACGTCGCCGTCACCCCGCAGGAAGCCGAGCGCACCGGCATCGACCCCGAGACCGGCCGGCCCCGCAAGTTCGCCTACCCGCCCAACCTGCTGGTGATCGACGGTGGCGCCCCGCAGGCCAACGCCGCGGCCGACGCGCTCACCGAGCTCGGCATCACCGACGTGGCCGTGATCGGCATCGCCAAGCGGCTGGAGGAGGTGTGGCTGCCCGACGAGGCGGAGCCGGTGATCCTGCCGCGCACCAGCGAGGCGCTCTACCTGCTGCAACGGGTGCGCGACGCCGCCCACGACTTCGCGATCCGCTACCACCGGCAGAAGCGGTCCAAGCGCATGAAATCCTCCACATTGGACTCGATACCGGGTCTGGGAGAGGCCCGCCGCACCGCGCTGCTCAAGCACTTCGGCTCGCTGCGAAGGCTTCGGCAGGCGACCGTGGAGGAGATCAGCGCGGTGCCCGGGTTCGGGCAGCGCACCGCCGAGACCGTCCATGCGGCTCTGGCGGCAGGAGGGGGAACCGGCGAGAGCCGGGACAACGCTGAAGGGGAGAGTCAGTGA
- a CDS encoding glycoside hydrolase family 172 protein, whose product MSGYGSFGSSLRDLPRLRRSRRGRVSSWDTSGGNDDRIRLQPGQTRELADIRGPGVITHIWCTVAVEHAGQPEEVEADYLRRLVLRITWDDSAHPSVLVPLGDFFGMGHGRTGNFVSAPLQMSPQDGKGFNCWFAMPFASGARFELVSEMSVKPVVFYYYIDFEQHDEADPEVGYFHAQWRRENPTDGIEQGDQTNDEYLFGGTNRDGAGNYVLLEAEGRGHYVGCVLNVHNLRETSDWNWYGEGDDMIFIDGEPWPPRLHGTGTEDYLNTAWCPSQAYHAPYHGLTMPGGPNWSGQVSYYRFHVEDPVVFERSIRVTIEHGHANKLNNDVSSTAYWYQTLPSLPFGLAPVDQRLPRPL is encoded by the coding sequence ATGTCCGGGTACGGATCGTTCGGGAGCAGCCTGCGGGACCTGCCGAGGTTGCGGCGCAGCAGGCGGGGCAGGGTGTCGAGCTGGGACACCAGCGGCGGCAACGACGACCGGATCCGGCTCCAGCCGGGGCAGACCCGCGAGCTGGCCGACATCCGCGGGCCGGGCGTGATCACCCACATCTGGTGCACCGTGGCCGTCGAGCACGCCGGTCAGCCCGAGGAGGTGGAGGCCGACTACCTGCGCAGGCTGGTGCTGCGGATCACCTGGGACGACTCGGCGCACCCCAGCGTGCTGGTGCCGCTGGGCGACTTCTTCGGCATGGGCCACGGCCGCACCGGCAACTTCGTCTCCGCGCCGCTGCAGATGAGCCCGCAGGACGGCAAGGGCTTCAACTGCTGGTTCGCCATGCCCTTCGCGTCCGGGGCGCGCTTCGAGCTGGTCAGCGAGATGAGCGTCAAACCGGTCGTCTTCTACTACTACATCGACTTCGAGCAGCACGACGAGGCCGATCCCGAGGTGGGCTACTTCCACGCGCAGTGGCGCAGGGAGAACCCCACCGACGGCATCGAGCAGGGCGACCAGACCAACGACGAGTACCTCTTCGGCGGCACCAACCGCGACGGCGCGGGCAACTACGTGCTGCTGGAAGCCGAGGGCCGGGGCCACTACGTGGGCTGCGTGCTCAACGTCCACAACCTCCGCGAGACCAGCGACTGGAACTGGTACGGGGAGGGCGACGACATGATCTTCATCGACGGCGAGCCGTGGCCGCCGCGCCTGCACGGGACCGGGACCGAGGACTACTTGAACACCGCCTGGTGCCCGTCGCAGGCCTACCACGCGCCCTACCACGGGCTGACCATGCCGGGAGGCCCGAACTGGAGCGGCCAGGTGTCCTACTACCGCTTCCACGTCGAGGACCCCGTGGTGTTCGAGCGCTCGATCCGGGTCACCATCGAGCACGGGCACGCCAACAAGCTCAACAACGACGTCTCGTCGACCGCGTACTGGTACCAGACGCTGCCGTCGCTGCCGTTCGGGCTGGCCCCGGTGGACCAGCGGCTGCCGCGTCCGCTGTGA
- a CDS encoding phosphoglycerate kinase, translating to MKNLDDLLSEGVRGRRVLVRADLNVPLDGDRITDDGRVRASLPTIEKLTGAGARVVVTAHLGRPKGEPDPKFSLAPVAARLGELLGADVALAGDVVGESAKSAVAAQADGSVVLLENVRFDARETSKDDAERGALADELAALVGDGAAFVSDGFGVVHRKQASVYDIAKRVPGYAGGLVLSEVEVLRTLTGDPRRPYAVVLGGSKVSDKLGVIQALLPKVDKLLIGGGMAYTFLAAQGHSVGKSLLQQDQVESTCKLLEEHGDKLVLPVDVVVADRFAADAESRVVDADAIPADWMGLDIGPRSVELFAGILAGSRTVFWNGPAGVFEFPAFAEGTRGIAQAIVDSGSFSVVGGGDSAAAVRSLGLPEDGFSHISTGGGASLEYLEGKELPGVSVLEEGR from the coding sequence GTGAAGAACCTTGACGATCTGCTGTCCGAAGGCGTCCGGGGTCGGCGCGTGCTCGTGCGCGCCGACCTCAACGTGCCGCTGGACGGCGACAGGATCACCGACGACGGCCGGGTGCGGGCGTCGTTGCCGACGATCGAGAAGCTGACCGGCGCGGGCGCGCGGGTCGTGGTCACCGCCCACCTCGGGCGTCCCAAGGGCGAGCCGGACCCGAAGTTCTCGCTGGCCCCGGTCGCCGCCAGGCTCGGCGAGCTGCTCGGCGCCGACGTCGCCCTCGCCGGTGACGTGGTCGGCGAGTCGGCGAAGTCGGCGGTGGCGGCCCAGGCCGACGGTTCGGTGGTGCTGCTGGAGAACGTCCGCTTCGACGCCCGCGAGACCAGCAAGGACGACGCCGAGCGCGGTGCGCTGGCCGACGAGCTGGCCGCGCTGGTCGGTGACGGCGCCGCCTTCGTCTCCGACGGTTTCGGCGTGGTGCACCGCAAGCAGGCATCGGTCTACGACATCGCCAAGCGGGTGCCGGGCTACGCCGGCGGACTGGTGCTGTCGGAGGTCGAGGTGCTCCGCACGCTCACCGGCGACCCGCGGCGCCCGTACGCGGTGGTGCTGGGCGGCTCGAAGGTCTCCGACAAGCTGGGCGTGATCCAGGCGCTGCTGCCCAAGGTCGACAAGCTGCTGATCGGCGGCGGCATGGCCTACACGTTCCTGGCCGCCCAGGGCCACAGCGTGGGCAAGTCGCTGCTGCAGCAGGACCAGGTCGAGTCCACCTGCAAGCTGCTGGAGGAGCACGGCGACAAGCTCGTGCTGCCGGTGGACGTCGTGGTCGCCGACCGCTTCGCCGCCGACGCCGAGTCCCGCGTGGTCGACGCCGACGCGATCCCGGCCGACTGGATGGGCCTGGACATCGGCCCGCGCAGCGTGGAGCTGTTCGCGGGCATCCTGGCCGGCTCCAGGACGGTGTTCTGGAACGGCCCGGCCGGTGTCTTCGAGTTCCCCGCGTTCGCCGAGGGGACCCGCGGCATCGCGCAGGCCATCGTGGACTCCGGGTCGTTCAGCGTCGTCGGCGGCGGCGACTCGGCCGCCGCGGTGCGCAGCCTCGGCCTGCCCGAGGACGGCTTCTCCCACATCTCCACCGGTGGCGGTGCCTCCCTGGAGTACCTGGAGGGCAAGGAGCTCCCCGGTGTCTCGGTGCTCGAGGAGGGACGCTGA